One genomic segment of Calonectris borealis chromosome 18, bCalBor7.hap1.2, whole genome shotgun sequence includes these proteins:
- the RHOF gene encoding rho-related GTP-binding protein RhoF isoform X2, translating into MEAANGALPEGAAGGSRGSAAAPSGKKEVKVVIVGDGGCGKTSLLMVYAKGAFPEQYAPSVFEKYTTSVTVGKKEVTLNLYDTAGQEDYDRLRPLSYQNTNVVLICYDVMNPTSYDNVAAKWYPEVNHFCRGVPLVLIGCKTDLRKDKEQLRKLRASKQEPITYNQSFTADGILSHTT; encoded by the exons atGGAGGCGGCTAACGGGGCCCTGCCCgagggcgcggcggggggctcccgcggcagcgcggccgccccgtCGGGCAAGAAGGAGGTGAAAGTCGTGATCGTGGGGGACGGCGGCTGCGGGAAGACGTCGCTGCTGATGGTGTACGCCAAGGGCGCCTTCCCCGAG CAATACGCGCCGTCCGTCTTCGAGAAATATACTACCAGCGTTACGGTGGGCAAAAAGGAGGTCACCCTGAATTTGTACGATACCGCag GGCAGGAGGACTACGATCGGCTACGTCCGCTTTCTTACCAGAACACAAACGTCGTGTTAATTTGTTACGATGTCATGAACCCCACTAGCTATGATAATGTAGCAGCTAAG TGGTATCCTGAAGTGAATCACTTCTGCCGAGGTGTCCCGCTTGTCCTGATCGGCTGCAAGACAGACCTTCGGAAAGACAAAGAACAGTTGCGCAAGCTCAGGGCTTCCAAGCAGGAACCCATTACTTACAACCAG TCTTTTACAGCTGATGGCATCTTGAGTCACACAACGTGA
- the RHOF gene encoding rho-related GTP-binding protein RhoF isoform X1 translates to MEAANGALPEGAAGGSRGSAAAPSGKKEVKVVIVGDGGCGKTSLLMVYAKGAFPEQYAPSVFEKYTTSVTVGKKEVTLNLYDTAGQEDYDRLRPLSYQNTNVVLICYDVMNPTSYDNVAAKWYPEVNHFCRGVPLVLIGCKTDLRKDKEQLRKLRASKQEPITYNQGEAACQQINAEVYLECSAKCRENIENVFKEATTIALNAMKKAKRQKKQTACSVL, encoded by the exons atGGAGGCGGCTAACGGGGCCCTGCCCgagggcgcggcggggggctcccgcggcagcgcggccgccccgtCGGGCAAGAAGGAGGTGAAAGTCGTGATCGTGGGGGACGGCGGCTGCGGGAAGACGTCGCTGCTGATGGTGTACGCCAAGGGCGCCTTCCCCGAG CAATACGCGCCGTCCGTCTTCGAGAAATATACTACCAGCGTTACGGTGGGCAAAAAGGAGGTCACCCTGAATTTGTACGATACCGCag GGCAGGAGGACTACGATCGGCTACGTCCGCTTTCTTACCAGAACACAAACGTCGTGTTAATTTGTTACGATGTCATGAACCCCACTAGCTATGATAATGTAGCAGCTAAG TGGTATCCTGAAGTGAATCACTTCTGCCGAGGTGTCCCGCTTGTCCTGATCGGCTGCAAGACAGACCTTCGGAAAGACAAAGAACAGTTGCGCAAGCTCAGGGCTTCCAAGCAGGAACCCATTACTTACAACCAG GGTGAAGCAGCTTGTCAGCAGATTAATGCAGAAGTTTATCTGGAGTGCTCAGCAAAATGTCGTGAAAacatagaaaatgtttttaaagaagcaaCAACCATTGCACTGAATGCCATGAAGAAAGCCAAGCGCCAAAAGAAACAGACGGCGTGCTCAGTGTTATGA